A window of Ardenticatenales bacterium genomic DNA:
CCATTTCTTGACCTGTTCCAATGCTGTGACCAACTTCTTCCTGGCCTGTATCCATGTGATGTTTCCGTGAAGGGGTTCATATATGGCTTCCAAGATGAGTTTGACGACGGTTTGGAATGCTTATCTTCCGCACTGGGTATCCCTGGCGCGTCGTCGCACCTTTCGGGATGTAGCGGCGACAGGACGGGTTGGGGTTTGTACCGGGACGTTTCGCGATGCTATCATCCTCGTTATCCGTTCATTCCCGTACCGTCAATCGGTTTTCTCCCATTCACGCCTTTTGTCATGTTGCTCCGGACGAGACGCTATCTGCTCATACGCCATTAGCTGCTAGCCATGGCTCTGGGTTGTAGAGCTTCTGGAACACGGCCAAAACTTTGCTTCTGGCTTTTGCGCCATTTTGTAGTGTTGCCAGCAATATGTTTGGGTCTTGCACTTTTAATGCTCCTCTCATATCCTGCAATTGGTTTCCCTGTCGGCCTTCGCCTGTTGCACGCAGCTTCTTTCCCGCGCTCCGTAGGCAGGTCGTTCTCCCCTGCCGCTGACTACGCCGACTCCGTTGCCCGTCCTGATTTTCAGGCTCTGCTGCCGCCAGCCAGTTCCCTGGCGTCACACTGAGCAATCCCCGTTTAGTCTCTTATCCAGATGCTCTCGATTTGGTGGCCCTTTCAGGTCATTAGCCTTGAATACTTGGGTTGCGTCTCCTGGGCGGATATAAGCGCTCGTCGCTAGCACCTATCCAGGAAGTAGTGGCTCCAGCTTGCCTACCCGTTGGTGGGTTATGCCGCTTAACCTTAGGCTTCAGGCAATCCAGCTTTCACCTTGTCGAGATTGCACTTGAGGGAACCCATCTGTTACTGACGAACATCTGTCTCCCTTTTTTACGTCATGCTGTTGTCCCCTTTGTCTTTCAACGCCAGGTTAGACGCTGTGCAACTTCCATTTCCGCAGGAAGTGAGGTTTCTGCCTCACTGTGATAAGAGCCCATTACGGGCGCACGGACACGCACACCCGAAAACCGAAGTAGTCGTACCTGAAGTCCGGGTTGTCCCCGCTGCGAGCCGCGCAACGCAGCGCCGGAGCGTCGTTCCACCAGGCGCCACCCCGCAAAAACCTCACCCGTTCATCCTTTTGGCGCATGTCTTCGCGACCGTCCTCCGGTTCATAGGGATACCGAAAGACAGACTGAAAATCTTTACCGTCCCAATCGCCCCAAATGGTGCGCGTCCATTCCCACACGTTGCCGCTCATGTCTAACACCCCATACGGGCTGGCCCCGTCCGGGAAAATGCCCACGGGCGTGGTCGTCCCCAACCCTAATTCCTTGCCGTTGCAGCGCAGGCGGTCAAAGGCGTCTCCCCAGGGGTATTCCCACGCATCCTGGCTGCCGCGCGCCGCCTTCTCCCATTCCGCCTCGCTGGGCAGCGTAATCGGCTTGCCCGTCACCTCCCGCAGCCAGCGGCAGTAAGCCATGGCGTCATCCCAACTCACATTGACCACCGGATGGCTTTCCAGTCCCTTAGGCGGCCGATTCTCCCGCCAATGAGGAGGGGCGGAATACCCCGTCGCCGTGACAAAGAGCAAATACTGCGCATTGGTTACGGGAACGCGGGCAATGGCGTAAGCGGGCAGGGAAAGGGCGTGAACGGGTTGTTCAGCAGAATTCCCCTTATCGCTGCCCATCGTAAACGCCCCGGCGGGTATTTCCACCCACTCCGGTTCGCCATAAGGCGGCCGCCAGTAGCCCGCCCCGGCGCGCACCAGGGCGTTCATGGCCGCGCTGCGCTGTTCAACCCACTCTTTGGTCAACTGCTCCTCCTTCTTGAACAAGCGCGCCCAACGATTTTGCGGCAGAGGCGCTTCCAGGTCAGCGCGCAGCCGTCGCGAAACGTCCTCGGCAACGTCCTGGTCTACCCGCCCCGCGCCTACGTCGCGCAAACATTCGGCAGCCAGCACCAGATTGTGGTAGCGTACCGGCTCTATCTTGCGGTTGGCAATGGCCGCTATCAGGCGGTTGGTACGCTCCTGGCTCTGCAAGCTCAAGTGACCCGCCTGTAGCAAAATCACCTCCCGCCACCACGTCTCGCCGCTGCGCGCCAGAGTGTAGGCCACGTAATCATCCCGCCCCGCCACCGCCAGCGCCGCCAGGTACTCCTGAAAGGTGAGGTGGGAAAAGGCATACACCCCGCCTCCCCGGGCCACCAGCAGGCCGGTGCGCGCCTCTATCAGGCGCAAAAAGCGGGTAACGGCCCTGTCCGCCCGGTCATCGTCGGCTACCAGGGGGCGGAAAAGCTGCCGCAGCAGATCGCGCAAGGCCTCCGCCTCCATTTCCTTTTGCTCTTGCTCGTGCATTTGCAGGGCCACATTTTGCAGCAGCAGGCGGCGGTCAGTGACGTCAAAGGGACGGTCGGGCAGGATGGGCTGCTCGGGGACGACGCCGCGCGCCTCGTCCCATTTGCCCAGCAGCACGGCCACCGCCTCGGCGTAGAGTTCGGCGCGGCGGTCGGGCAGCTTCACCCGCTCCTGATGCACCAGGGCAATGACGGTCAACAGCAGCGGGTTAATCGCCAGTTCGCGGATGCGCTCATTGCCGCGAATGGCGGCCATGAGGTCCTCCGTCTGCCGCGCCGCCGCGTGCACCGCCGGCTCGCCCGACCCCATCTGGCCGGCGTAAACCAGTTGGTGCCAATAACGGAGGAAATGCGCTACGTCCGACAGGGTGAAATCCTGTACGGTGGTCGCCGCATACGCCTCGCCCAATCGCGCCGCCCCCTCGTAGCCGACAATGCGGCTGGCGACGACGTAACGGCAGTCCGGATAGGCGCGGGTAAACGCTTCCACCAGGCGGGCCACGCGGCGGCGCAGGTCAGCCCCCGGCACTTCGTCCAGCCCATCCAGCAAAACGACCGCCTGGCCACCGGTCAAGTAAGGATCAAAGAAGCGCAGGGGGACGTCAATGCGCTCCTGCTGCAGGTAACGCTGGAGGAAGTCCAGCAGCAGCTTGTGCCCTTCGACGCTCTCCTCGGCGTGGTTTTTGAGGAAGCCGCCCACCTGCCGCAGGGGAAGGAGGATAGGCAGCAGCCCCGCTTCGTCCAGCCCGAGTTTGGCGCGAATCCCGTCCGGCTGTTCCTGGAAAGCGCGGGCGTAAAGCAGCGCCAGGTAACGCAGCAGCGTGGTCTTGCCGCTGCCGGGGTCGCCCAACACCACCAGCCGCCGGTGGGCGGCGAGCGCCTCGTTGACGCTGACAATCCTGGTCTCCATGACGGTTTCGTCGCCGCCGCCGCGCCGCCGTTCGCCAGGGGCCCGTTGCGTCTCGGCCGCCAGCCAGCGCCCCTCCGCCGCCGCCCGTTCGGTCGCGGAAACCAGCCGCTGCTGCGTGGCGCGCAAGGTGACATAGATGCGCTCCAATTCAATGTGCACCAGCTTGCCGCCGGCGCTAACGCCCTGCAAATGCAGGTAGCGGGTATGGGCAACGGTGTGGTCCAGGTAACGGCCGAGGACCGTGGTGCGGTCAAACGGAGGCGGCGCGGCGGTTTCTGGGCCAATGACGACCGTGGCTCCCGGTCCGGCGTGGATGTCAAATCTATCCCCGCCCGTGAAATCTCCCCCGACTTTCGCTTTGCCCGTGACAATGGAGCCGCCTGTGTGCGCGTTGCCGGCATCCACCGCCCCTGCCCCTATCGCTTTCGCTCCTTCTCCCTGGGCCACAGCGCCGCTGCCCAGCAGGTAAGCGAGCAAACCAGCCTCTTTCTCCTGCAATGGGGCCAACATGGCCGCCCGTAACGTTTCATCCTTGACCGTCTCGACCAACGCGTTCGTCGTTTGCCGCATGGCGGCCAGTTCCGCGGCCGCGTGATCCAGGTCGGGCCATTCCACCCGCGGACGTCGTGCACGGCAACGAGCGCCGAGAGCGGGCAAACGACCGTGGTCCAGGCATTGCGCAACCAACCACTGAGCCTGGCGGATGGGGGCGTCGCCGGGCAGGTCCGCGCAGGCGATGGCGAGGTCTAGGCAAAGTTGCCGCAGTTCGTGGGCATCAAAATGCTGCGTAAGCAGGTCAGGCAAGCCGGGCAAATTCATCTTTTCTACCCCTGGTTTGTTATCGAGCCATTAGTCGGGCAATGATACCAGAAACCAGACGGGGAACGGTAGAGATCGGGCATCGAAAGTTGACGCTTGCTGGCGGGCAAGATAAACTCGTTTTATGCCAGTTGACGCTCTCCCTTTTGCTTATCCGCGGCGGCGCGTGACGCGGGTTGTGCTGCAGAGGCTTGCACGGCTGACCCTGCGGACGCTTGCTCGTTTTGAGGTAATTGGGGAGGAAAATATGCCATCCTCCGGTCCCCTCCTCCTCGTTGCCAACCACTTCCACTACGCCGACCCCGTCGCCGTCGTCACCTGCGTCCCCTGGACCACCGAATTCATCGGCGGCGCGCAAATGCCCAACGCCCCCGCCGCCGTCACCATCATCCCCAAAATGTGGGGCATTCTGCCCGTCCATCGCGGCAAAGCCTCGCGCGACGCCCTGCGCCACGCCACCACCATCCTCGCCCATGGCGGCATCCTCGGTATTTTCCCAGAAGCGGGCAGTTGGGCCACCGTTCTGCGCCCCGCCCGCCCCGGCACGGCCTTCCTCGCCAGCCAGACAAACGCCCGCCTTCTCCCCATGGGCATCACCGGCCTCAACGACGTTTTCCCCCGCCTGGGGCGTGGCAAACGGGCGCGCGTGACCATTCGCATCGGCCGGCCATTTGGCCCCTTCCACGTCACCACCCGCGGGCGCGCCCGGCGAGAGGAACTGGAAGAAGTCGGCCACGAGATCATGCGGCGTATTGCCGCTCTTCTTCCGCCCGCGCAGCACGGCGTCTATGCCAGTGACCCGACGCAGCGGGCCGCCGCCGCCGCCGCCGCGGTTTACCCGTGGGACAACGACGCGGACCTTTGACCTCGCGGCGCGCTGCCGCCGCACCTGCTTCATCCATCAACCACATACACCCATACCCATCAGGAGTGGACCATGCACGCATCCCATACGCCTCCCCAGGTGACGCGCCGTGAATACTGGGCCTGGTATCTCTACGATTTCGGCAACTCCGCTTATGCCGCCGTCGTGCTGTTGGCTATCTTTTCCGCTTACTTCAAGGAGCAGGTTGTCGGTGGCGCGGAGGGCACGCGGCTGTGGGGCATCGCCGTAGGCATTGCCATGCTCTGCGTTGCCGTCACTTCGCCCATATTGGGCGCCATCGCCGACTACTCCGCCGCTAAAAAACGGCTCCTCTTTTTTTACACCATGCTCTGCGTCATCTTCACCGCCCTGCTTTTCTTTGTGCAACAAGGGGACGTGGTGATGGGCATGACGTTCTTCATCCTGGCGGAAATTGGCTACCGCAGTTCGCAAGTTTTCTACAATGGGCTGCTGCCAGAGATCACCACGCCGGAAAATATCGGGCGCATCTCCGGCAATGGCTGGGCCATCGGCTCCGCCGGCGGCATCCTTTGCCTGCTGATTGTGCTCCCCCTCATCGTCCTCATCAAAGGCCCCTTCATCGTGCGGCTCTCTCTGGTGATCACCGCCGTCTTTTTTGCCCTCTCCGCCATCCCCATCTTCCTCTGGCTGCGCGAACGCGCCGAACCGCAGCCGCTACCGCCGGGCGACAATTACCTCACGCTGGGTTTCCGCCGCCTGTGGCGCACGCTACGCAAGGCGCGCAACTTCGGCGAATTCCTGAAATTCATGGCCGCCTTCATCATCTTCAACGACGGCATCATCATGGCGCTGGACTTCGCGGCCATCATCGGCGTGGTCCTCTACGGCATGACCCAGGAGCAGTTGATTATCTTCATCATCATGGTGCAGATCACCAGCGTCATCGGCGCTTATGTCTTTGGCCTGGCCACGGACCGCTGGAACAGCAAAAGCGCCCTGATTATCTCGCTGCTGTTGATGATCGGCGCGGTGGTCTGGATGTATTTTAACGACTCCATTGTGGGCTTCTATCTGATCGGCGCGCTGGCCGGTTTTGCGCTGACGGGGGTGCAGTCGGTGAGCCGCACGTTGGTGGGGCAGCTCAGCCCGCCGGGACACAGCGCCGAATTCTTCGGCTTGTTTGCCGTGGCGGGACGCACGTCTTCTTTTATTGGCCCCACGATTTATGGCTTGCTGGCCGCTGCCGTGGCCGCGAACGAGGAAGCGCGCGGCGTTGTGGCTGCCGTGGCGGAGCAAATCGGCCAGCGCACGGCGATTCTATCCATTGCCGGATTTTTGGTGGTGGGATTGCTGCTGCTGCTCACGGTGAATGAGGCGCGAGGAATTCGGGCGGCGCGGGAGACGGTGTTGGCTGGCGCGGATTAGCAGCTCTCTGCCCTCAATCAGAATCAACCGCCTAAACATTTAGAAGTTCAACTTCTCTGAAGAAGTTGAACTTCTGGCAGGACTGAAAAAAGGCCAAAAACCGGGTTTTTACACATGAACCACTCTGGTAATTTTGGCCGGGCACTCGAAAAACCCGGTTTTTTCAGTGAACTCAAGATTGCGCAGATTTCGCGGATAAAAGAAAAAATCCGTGTGACTATACAGGTCATCTGCCCAGATTGGACCAATTTGCTCTGGTTAAATCCTATTAATGTCTACAAAATTGGTCCAATCTTTCGGAGACGTGAATAGTTACAAATCCGTGTGATCTTTGACGCGGAACCTTTTGGGTTGTGGCTTGTCCACGTTAGGACTGGCGCTGAAATAAAACGCGAATTGCAGCGCCAGTTTGATCTCCGCTCCTCAGGTTCCCGGCACTCAGTCAGAATCAAATGAACCAGGAGCGCTTTCGGCTTCAATGATCTGTTTGATCTCTTGGTGTAATGCCGGCACTTTATTCACCACAACGTCCCACACAATGTCGTAATCTACGCCGAAGTAGCCATGTACCAACCGATCACGCATGCCGGCCATCGCTCGCCAGGCCAAATGACCATACTTCTGTTTCAGATCGTCTGGAGCCTGTTTTGTCGCTTCACCAATGATTTCGATACTACAAGGATATGCTGCAAGTATTCAATCGCCGAACGGGACATACTCCACTTCATCCATAATCCGGGGACCGATGTAGGGACTGAGGGACTCCGGTGTAACCAGTTCCACTCGTCGCCCAAATATCTTCTCTAGCAGAAACGCAACGTTGATAAAGTTGTCAAACGTCTTACGTCCGCGCTCAAACTCCACCAGTATATCTACATCGCTATCACCGGTCTGTTTTTCACAAACAAATGAACCAAACAGGCCCAATCTTCTTACGCCTAACCCTTGAAGGGTGAGACAGTATTCTTGAATAAGGGAAAAGACGTCCTCTTTCGTATGCACAGTCATCCCGACACCTGACTCGTAATCTGACGCAGTGACCAACTGGACACTGGCGTTTTTGGCGTGGCGGCTTCAGCCGACCCACATATGGCGTTTGATGCGGCTAAAGCCGCGACTCTGGTCACCATATGTGGATTTCGCCACACTCCAGTCAATCTATTTTCCCCGGAATTCTCAATTTTCCATCCTGGCCTATGACACCTCTGACTGATTGCCGCACTGCTCACGCTCCTTTACAGTAAAAGGCAACCTCGCTCCCCCATGTTCGGGCAAATGCCAGTTTGATTGTAGTCGTTTTCAGAAGACGGGTCAATCACGAAGGGAGACGCCAGATCATGGACTGGAAGTGGTGGTCCTCTACGTCTTCCAGTTGGATGGCGCGGAAGGAAACGAGGTCGAAAAAGGGGCTGACGGCCTGCTGGATTTGCGCGTCGAGGTAGAAGGAGAAGTACCGTCGCGGTTCGCGCGGATCGTCAGGCCAGACGCCTTCGTGTTCCTTGCCACCATAGGCGCCGAAGAAAAAGAGGCCGCCGGGTCGCAGGACGCGCTGTATCTGCGCTAAAACCTGGGGCAGGTCCGCTTTGGGGACGTGCAGCAGGCAGTTGAGGGCGTAGACGGCGTCGAAGGTGGCGGGGGGAAAGTCGAGGTGGTAGAAGTCCATGATGTGCGCGGTGAGGTTTTTATGCCGGCATAACGCCACCATCTCCGCCGACAAATCCGTACAAACCACCTCCAGCCCCTGCCGCTGAAAAAACAACCCATCCCGGCCCGGTCCCGCGCCAATCTCCAAGAGCCGCCGCATTCCCTCCGCCCGCAACAGCGCCAGAAAACGCCCCCTTTCCGCCGCCTTCCAGTCCGCAATCCCCCGCCCGTCCCGCTCCGCCGCCGTCTGGTCATAATACAGTTGCAAATTCCGCTTCACGTGGTCATCAAACATAGAAGTTCAACTCCTGCGCAGAAGTTGAACTTCTGGCGAAAGGTAATTGACGGATGGTCATTAACGTCTCACGGCCAGGAAAACGGGCAATCCGGTACGAAAGAGGTCACTCCGCTACACCCAAAGTGAAACGAAGTTCGACCTCCCAGGCCTCGCCGGGAGCCAGGGAAAGGGGCCAGTGGGTGAGGATGCTGGTTCCCTGGTAATTGGCCTCATAGCCGGCCTCGGAGTTGGTGACGCTCTCAAATGGGAAGAACCAGACGGATGCCGGCAGCGACAGACTAAGGTCCACGCGGCTGCGCACGGTAATAATGTCGCTGACGAGGGAGAAGGCGGTGATGTCGCTGGCCGTTCCCGATTGGCCCGGATAGCGGCGCGCGCCTGCCTCGTCTTCCAATCCCAGGAAATAGGTGAGCGGATCCTGCCCCCCTTCCAGACCCCAGTTGTTTTCCACGCCGAAGCGACAGTGCAGCGGCCCGTCGCCCTCGTTGCGCAGGTGATAGCGCACGCGCAGGGTGTGACCATCCACCTCCAGGCGCACCGCTTTGCGCAGGGCGACCGGGATATTGTTCACGCGCCCCTGGCGAGTCAGCACAGCCGTGAGACCGTCGGCGTCCCCTTGTACGTCCACGGCGTAGGGATTCTGGAGGTAGTCGCCCCATTCGCGGGCACGCGCGGCGGCAAAATCAGGCAAAGCGGCATCCGGCGGGAGGAAATGGTCTTGCAGTGCGCCACGCCGATACCCATCGTAGAACAGTTTTCGCTCCAGCCCCAGTTCCTTCACCAGCACGCCGCGCTCATGCACGTTGGTGAGCGCTTCGCCATTGGCCGGTTTGAGGTGGATGCGGCCTTCGGCGGCGGCGGCGCGGATTTCGTCATGATACCATTCGGGGTAGCGGGAAATGGTGTTGAGCAAGTTGTAGGGCGCGTCGCGCCAGTCCCATTCGACGAGCGCGCCGCCGTGGAGCAGATCGAAGCAAAGCCATTGGCGTTCGTTGGTGAGGATGAGTTCGTCCGCGCCATCCCGGTTGAAGTCCGTTTTCACCCAGTGGACCCAGCCGGAGCCGTAGGCTTCCTTGTCCGCCAGGGTTTCGGCGGTGATCAGGTTGCGGTAGTTGATGCCGCGGATGTGGAAGAGGTAGATGCCGCCAAAAAGGCCGTGCCAGTAGCCGCAGTTGCACTGGGCGGCCCAGAGGGCTTCCAGGGCGCGTTCTTTCGCTTTGCCTGGGGGCATGGCGTTGACTTTGTGGCTGACCCAGAGGGCTTTTTTGTGCATCTGGTTGACTTCGGCGTATTTTGCCATGAAGCCGCGCCAGAGGCCGCCCTTGAGGAAGCGGAGGATGTCGTCCCGTCCGGCTGCCTGGAGTTCGTGTTTGACGCGGGTGATGCCGGCACTCATCTCCGCCGGCAGCGCCCATTCCGTCATCTCATCATACGAAGCCGCCGTCATGTACACCGCCCCCAGCGCCGACCGGGTCGCGGCAAACTCCCCCGGCGGAATCGTCTCCAACCAGTCGCCGTTTTCCTCCAGGGCGGCAAAGAAATCATCGACCCACCCATTGGTCCAGCAGTGGGCATACGTGCCCGGCCAGAGGCCAAACTTCTCCCCGTCGTCACCCATCACGGCAACTCTGGCGCTGTTGCGGTAGAGGTCGGGCAAGATGTCGCTGTCGGCGACGTGGCGCAGCCAGGTGATCACCTCCGACACGGGCGACCAGGGAACGGTGTAGCGCAGGTGTTTGGCGCTGGCGAACACTTTCAGGGGATGCCCCTGCTCCTCGGTGACGTAGTAGCCGAACATTTCGTCGTCGGTTTTGCCGGCATATCGCAAATGCGTATCGTCCACAATAATAAACTGCACCCCCGCCTCATGCAGCGGCTTCGGCAGGTGGGGTTCCCACACCCGCTCCGCCAGCCACGCCCCCGTCGCCTCGTAACCAAAATGCTCCTGCACCGCGTCCGTCAACTTGCGCAACTGGTTATGCTTATCATTGTCCGGCAGCGACACCAGGATCGGCTCATAGTAACCACCCGTCATCATCTCCACCTGCCCCGCCGCCGCCAGCGCCGCCAGCCGCGCCACGTATTCCGGGTGGGCTTGCAACAGCCAATCCAACAGCGGCCCGGTATTATGCACCGCCAGGCGCACGCCCGGATGCCGTTCCAGCGCCTCCAGCATGGGCAAATAGGCTTTTTGGTAGGCCTCTTCAAATACCCAATCGAAGTTGCCGACGGGTTGGTGATTGTGCAAGGCCAGAGCCAGGTAAAGTTTTGTCATGGCGTTCTCCGTTTAATATGAGACTGGACTCTGGCGTTTTTGGCGTGGAGGCTTCAACCGGTCCACATAGGGGAGTTGACCCGGCTAAAGCCTCGACTCCGATCATCCTATATGGAATTCGCCAAACTCCAGTCTGAGTCTACGACGTGTCAGAGCAGTTGGCCGTTATTTAGCCAGCCACTCGAATAGCTGCTGGTAGCTGCGAGCGAAGCGGTCCCAGGAAAAGTCGGTGTTCATGCCGTTGGCCTGGATATATCCCCAGCTCTCTTTGTCGCGGTAGTAGACGTACATGGCCCGCTGCATGGCGTGCCACAGGGCGTAGCTGTCCATGGGGTAGAAGAGGAAGCCGGTGTGCCCTTCGCTGACGGTGTCCACCAGGCCGCCGGTGGCGCGCACGACGGGGACGCTGCCGTAGCGCATGGCGATCATCTGCCCCAGGCCGCACGGTTCAAAACGAGAGGGCATGAGGAACATGTCGCTGCCGGCATAAATCTGAGGCGCCAACCCCGCATTATACGCCAACACCGCCGTCATGTGTTCTTTGTGATAATGCGCCAGATTACGGAACATATCCTCATATTCCGCCGCGCCCGTGCCCAAAACCACGAACTGCGCTTCGCCCGCCATGCCGTTGAGCAGCAAATGCAGCGCGTGCCCTAAAATATCCAACCCCTTCTGGAAGTCGAGGCGGGAGACCATCGCCAGCAGCGGCACATCGTCCCGCTGCGGCAGCCCCATGAACTGCTGCAAAGCGCGCTTGTTTTGCGCTTTCGCCGCCAGATTTTGCGCGTCGTAATGGAACTTGATGCGATCGTCCGTGGCCGGGTCCCACACATCCGTGTCGATGCCGTTGAGGATGCCGTGCAAATCTTGCTGGCGGTGACGCAGCAGGCCATCCAAGTGCGCCCCCCCGTCGGGCGTCATGATCTCGCGCGCGTAGGAGGGGCTGACGGTGTTGATCATGGTGGCGTGGAAGATGCCGCGCGCCATGAAGTTGACTTCGCCATAACGCTCCTCGAGCAGGGAGTGGGTCTGGATGCCCAGGTAGTCGAAGATGTTCCAACTGGTGAGGCCCTGGTGCGCCAGGTTATGGATGGTGAAGAGGGAAGGGATGCCGCGGAAGAATTCGTAGACCTGCCCGGAGGTTGCCAGCCAGGTGATGGCCGGGGCAGCGTGCCAGTCGTGGGCGTGCAACACGTCGGGCCGCCAACCGAGGACGGCGGCCAGGTCGAGGGCGGCGCGGCTGAAAAAGGCGAAGCGGTAGGGGTCGTCCCAGTAGCCGTAGATGTTGGGCCGATTGTAGAGGTTGCGTTCGGCGATGAAGTAGACGGGCACGTCGCTGCCGGGGAGGACGCTCTCGAAGACGCCGGCGCGCACGGAACCGCTGCCGGTGGGCACATCCAGGATGATGTCCGTGCCCTGGACGCCGGGATAAC
This region includes:
- a CDS encoding 1-acyl-sn-glycerol-3-phosphate acyltransferase, with translation MPVDALPFAYPRRRVTRVVLQRLARLTLRTLARFEVIGEENMPSSGPLLLVANHFHYADPVAVVTCVPWTTEFIGGAQMPNAPAAVTIIPKMWGILPVHRGKASRDALRHATTILAHGGILGIFPEAGSWATVLRPARPGTAFLASQTNARLLPMGITGLNDVFPRLGRGKRARVTIRIGRPFGPFHVTTRGRARREELEEVGHEIMRRIAALLPPAQHGVYASDPTQRAAAAAAAVYPWDNDADL
- a CDS encoding SUMF1/EgtB/PvdO family nonheme iron enzyme, with the translated sequence MPDLLTQHFDAHELRQLCLDLAIACADLPGDAPIRQAQWLVAQCLDHGRLPALGARCRARRPRVEWPDLDHAAAELAAMRQTTNALVETVKDETLRAAMLAPLQEKEAGLLAYLLGSGAVAQGEGAKAIGAGAVDAGNAHTGGSIVTGKAKVGGDFTGGDRFDIHAGPGATVVIGPETAAPPPFDRTTVLGRYLDHTVAHTRYLHLQGVSAGGKLVHIELERIYVTLRATQQRLVSATERAAAEGRWLAAETQRAPGERRRGGGDETVMETRIVSVNEALAAHRRLVVLGDPGSGKTTLLRYLALLYARAFQEQPDGIRAKLGLDEAGLLPILLPLRQVGGFLKNHAEESVEGHKLLLDFLQRYLQQERIDVPLRFFDPYLTGGQAVVLLDGLDEVPGADLRRRVARLVEAFTRAYPDCRYVVASRIVGYEGAARLGEAYAATTVQDFTLSDVAHFLRYWHQLVYAGQMGSGEPAVHAAARQTEDLMAAIRGNERIRELAINPLLLTVIALVHQERVKLPDRRAELYAEAVAVLLGKWDEARGVVPEQPILPDRPFDVTDRRLLLQNVALQMHEQEQKEMEAEALRDLLRQLFRPLVADDDRADRAVTRFLRLIEARTGLLVARGGGVYAFSHLTFQEYLAALAVAGRDDYVAYTLARSGETWWREVILLQAGHLSLQSQERTNRLIAAIANRKIEPVRYHNLVLAAECLRDVGAGRVDQDVAEDVSRRLRADLEAPLPQNRWARLFKKEEQLTKEWVEQRSAAMNALVRAGAGYWRPPYGEPEWVEIPAGAFTMGSDKGNSAEQPVHALSLPAYAIARVPVTNAQYLLFVTATGYSAPPHWRENRPPKGLESHPVVNVSWDDAMAYCRWLREVTGKPITLPSEAEWEKAARGSQDAWEYPWGDAFDRLRCNGKELGLGTTTPVGIFPDGASPYGVLDMSGNVWEWTRTIWGDWDGKDFQSVFRYPYEPEDGREDMRQKDERVRFLRGGAWWNDAPALRCAARSGDNPDFRYDYFGFRVCVSVRP
- a CDS encoding glycogen synthase produces the protein MMDRSLKILFLSAEVAPFAKTGGLGDVAGALPKALRKMGHDVRVVMPAYAKIEAGYPGVQGTDIILDVPTGSGSVRAGVFESVLPGSDVPVYFIAERNLYNRPNIYGYWDDPYRFAFFSRAALDLAAVLGWRPDVLHAHDWHAAPAITWLATSGQVYEFFRGIPSLFTIHNLAHQGLTSWNIFDYLGIQTHSLLEERYGEVNFMARGIFHATMINTVSPSYAREIMTPDGGAHLDGLLRHRQQDLHGILNGIDTDVWDPATDDRIKFHYDAQNLAAKAQNKRALQQFMGLPQRDDVPLLAMVSRLDFQKGLDILGHALHLLLNGMAGEAQFVVLGTGAAEYEDMFRNLAHYHKEHMTAVLAYNAGLAPQIYAGSDMFLMPSRFEPCGLGQMIAMRYGSVPVVRATGGLVDTVSEGHTGFLFYPMDSYALWHAMQRAMYVYYRDKESWGYIQANGMNTDFSWDRFARSYQQLFEWLAK
- a CDS encoding MFS transporter, with product MHASHTPPQVTRREYWAWYLYDFGNSAYAAVVLLAIFSAYFKEQVVGGAEGTRLWGIAVGIAMLCVAVTSPILGAIADYSAAKKRLLFFYTMLCVIFTALLFFVQQGDVVMGMTFFILAEIGYRSSQVFYNGLLPEITTPENIGRISGNGWAIGSAGGILCLLIVLPLIVLIKGPFIVRLSLVITAVFFALSAIPIFLWLRERAEPQPLPPGDNYLTLGFRRLWRTLRKARNFGEFLKFMAAFIIFNDGIIMALDFAAIIGVVLYGMTQEQLIIFIIMVQITSVIGAYVFGLATDRWNSKSALIISLLLMIGAVVWMYFNDSIVGFYLIGALAGFALTGVQSVSRTLVGQLSPPGHSAEFFGLFAVAGRTSSFIGPTIYGLLAAAVAANEEARGVVAAVAEQIGQRTAILSIAGFLVVGLLLLLTVNEARGIRAARETVLAGAD
- a CDS encoding nucleotidyltransferase family protein, with product MTVHTKEDVFSLIQEYCLTLQGLGVRRLGLFGSFVCEKQTGDSDVDILVEFERGRKTFDNFINVAFLLEKIFGRRVELVTPESLSPYIGPRIMDEVEYVPFGD
- a CDS encoding DUF86 domain-containing protein; amino-acid sequence: MLAAYPCSIEIIGEATKQAPDDLKQKYGHLAWRAMAGMRDRLVHGYFGVDYDIVWDVVVNKVPALHQEIKQIIEAESAPGSFDSD
- a CDS encoding class I SAM-dependent methyltransferase; its protein translation is MFDDHVKRNLQLYYDQTAAERDGRGIADWKAAERGRFLALLRAEGMRRLLEIGAGPGRDGLFFQRQGLEVVCTDLSAEMVALCRHKNLTAHIMDFYHLDFPPATFDAVYALNCLLHVPKADLPQVLAQIQRVLRPGGLFFFGAYGGKEHEGVWPDDPREPRRYFSFYLDAQIQQAVSPFFDLVSFRAIQLEDVEDHHFQSMIWRLPS
- a CDS encoding DUF1926 domain-containing protein encodes the protein MTKLYLALALHNHQPVGNFDWVFEEAYQKAYLPMLEALERHPGVRLAVHNTGPLLDWLLQAHPEYVARLAALAAAGQVEMMTGGYYEPILVSLPDNDKHNQLRKLTDAVQEHFGYEATGAWLAERVWEPHLPKPLHEAGVQFIIVDDTHLRYAGKTDDEMFGYYVTEEQGHPLKVFASAKHLRYTVPWSPVSEVITWLRHVADSDILPDLYRNSARVAVMGDDGEKFGLWPGTYAHCWTNGWVDDFFAALEENGDWLETIPPGEFAATRSALGAVYMTAASYDEMTEWALPAEMSAGITRVKHELQAAGRDDILRFLKGGLWRGFMAKYAEVNQMHKKALWVSHKVNAMPPGKAKERALEALWAAQCNCGYWHGLFGGIYLFHIRGINYRNLITAETLADKEAYGSGWVHWVKTDFNRDGADELILTNERQWLCFDLLHGGALVEWDWRDAPYNLLNTISRYPEWYHDEIRAAAAEGRIHLKPANGEALTNVHERGVLVKELGLERKLFYDGYRRGALQDHFLPPDAALPDFAAARAREWGDYLQNPYAVDVQGDADGLTAVLTRQGRVNNIPVALRKAVRLEVDGHTLRVRYHLRNEGDGPLHCRFGVENNWGLEGGQDPLTYFLGLEDEAGARRYPGQSGTASDITAFSLVSDIITVRSRVDLSLSLPASVWFFPFESVTNSEAGYEANYQGTSILTHWPLSLAPGEAWEVELRFTLGVAE